The Sediminispirochaeta smaragdinae DSM 11293 genome has a segment encoding these proteins:
- a CDS encoding sugar ABC transporter ATP-binding protein: MKKELLWLDRITMYRENVRLLDSLSMHLFVGEILGLIPINAQGLEELLDLIKYNGPIHYGYVWFFERVVNDYRWKRSTANPVAVIEKRSRLIGSMSVTDNIFVVRGGMKKYLINDGVLSDQLERLCEGLNISIPPHEPVERLPFFTRWLVELLKAVVAGARLIIIRDISNVASPVDLSRIHRVIRYYASLGLSFLYVCNHHEEVFTLCNRTVLMEDGKILKTLRADQMNNDLMRRFPQGFVHFIDNDSPQKATEKRRAEKPVLEVRNLCRETIKDLSLSLFAGECLILLDLDNSLLPPVLALWRDRKAPEKGSIRVAGRPFQKARRLFAFIDEKPTRSNLFADMSYLDNLCFLADDRLPFFWTKRRYLRSIRREYLPLIGPVIDAPSLAGLSLHDLYELVYHRILLQKPRLVFCVQPFAGIDMYQRLRIIQLLDLLRQRGIAVLILAVSLSDSLQVADRLLVVKNGRAVREIVRQTFSSLDSVHISKE; this comes from the coding sequence ATGAAGAAGGAACTCCTGTGGCTCGACAGAATCACGATGTATCGGGAAAATGTTAGATTGCTCGACTCGCTGAGCATGCATCTCTTTGTGGGTGAAATCCTCGGACTTATACCCATCAACGCCCAGGGGCTGGAGGAGCTCCTCGACCTTATCAAGTATAACGGGCCTATCCATTACGGTTATGTGTGGTTTTTCGAGAGGGTAGTGAATGACTATCGCTGGAAGCGTTCGACTGCGAATCCTGTTGCCGTTATTGAAAAACGGAGCAGGCTCATCGGGTCGATGAGTGTTACCGACAACATATTCGTTGTTCGTGGCGGCATGAAAAAGTACCTCATAAACGATGGGGTGCTTTCCGATCAGTTGGAACGCTTGTGTGAGGGGCTTAATATCTCAATTCCCCCGCATGAACCGGTAGAACGATTGCCCTTCTTTACGCGTTGGCTTGTGGAATTGCTGAAAGCCGTGGTGGCTGGTGCCCGTTTGATCATTATTAGGGATATTAGTAATGTTGCGAGTCCCGTGGACCTGTCGCGTATCCATCGGGTGATCCGCTACTATGCCTCCCTCGGTCTCTCGTTTCTCTATGTCTGCAACCATCATGAAGAGGTTTTTACCCTTTGCAATCGAACGGTCTTGATGGAGGATGGAAAAATCCTCAAGACCCTGCGGGCGGACCAAATGAATAACGATCTTATGCGTCGCTTCCCTCAAGGCTTCGTTCATTTTATCGACAATGATTCTCCTCAGAAGGCGACTGAAAAACGGAGAGCCGAAAAACCTGTTCTTGAGGTTAGAAATCTTTGTCGGGAAACGATTAAGGATCTTTCGCTCTCACTTTTCGCCGGTGAATGCCTTATACTTCTTGACCTCGATAATTCCCTTCTTCCCCCGGTTCTCGCTCTTTGGCGTGATAGAAAAGCGCCGGAGAAGGGGAGCATCCGTGTAGCGGGCCGCCCCTTTCAGAAAGCCAGACGGCTTTTTGCCTTCATCGATGAAAAACCTACCCGCAGTAATCTCTTTGCCGATATGAGCTATCTGGATAATCTTTGTTTCCTTGCCGATGATCGTCTCCCGTTCTTCTGGACAAAGAGGCGTTATCTGCGAAGCATTCGGCGGGAGTATCTTCCGCTGATAGGTCCGGTGATCGATGCCCCTTCCCTTGCAGGGCTCTCGCTTCACGATCTTTATGAGCTGGTCTATCATCGTATATTGTTACAGAAACCGCGTCTGGTTTTCTGTGTCCAGCCCTTTGCCGGCATCGATATGTATCAGCGGCTTCGCATCATTCAGCTTCTCGACCTGCTCAGGCAGCGGGGAATTGCTGTCCTCATTCTTGCCGTTAGTCTTTCCGATTCCCTTCAGGTCGCCGACCGGCTCTTGGTGGTAAAAAACGGCAGAGCTGTGCGTGAAATAGTGCGGCAGACTTTCTCTTCTCTCGATTCCGTACACATATCCAAAGAATGA
- a CDS encoding sugar ABC transporter ATP-binding protein, with product MNEVIVTMEHIDKSFPGVKALDDVSFELRSGEVMALLGENGAGKSTLMKILSGVYTRDNGDLTIFGEPVGDLTPKLAKKHGVAIIHQELNMCPHLTVAENIFLGREDVVAGGILNDRDMRRQAADVLGQLQIDIDPDMLVGDLAVSKQQMVEIAKALSSNARIIIMDEPTSALTSKEIDDLFILIRQLRAKGHGIVYISHRLEELKHIVDRVTIMRDGKFILQNDFADLTMDQIIGNMVGREINEQFPRIERHRGKTIFEVRSLNAGRMVRDISFTVNEGEILGIAGLMGAGRTETTRAIFGIDARDSGDFILDGMPISIDSPTSAIRQGVVLVPEDRKKDGLCVKLSIRENIALPNLDIICNRLGVVNRHRESEMVRQTKKSFSVRMPNADVPAASLSGGNQQKIVVGKWLARKSRVVMFDEPTRGIDVAAKVEIYNLMNELKREGIGVLFVSSEMTEIMGIADRILVMCDGRVTGELDASEVTQEKILELATRFEDKLGEEREPA from the coding sequence ATGAACGAAGTAATCGTAACCATGGAACATATTGATAAGTCGTTTCCCGGGGTCAAGGCACTGGACGACGTCTCTTTCGAGCTGCGTTCGGGAGAGGTGATGGCCCTTTTGGGAGAAAACGGCGCGGGTAAGTCCACCCTTATGAAAATTCTCAGCGGTGTCTATACCCGCGATAACGGGGACCTCACCATTTTCGGAGAACCGGTAGGGGATCTGACTCCAAAGCTGGCGAAAAAGCATGGTGTTGCAATCATCCATCAGGAACTCAACATGTGCCCTCATCTTACCGTTGCCGAGAATATTTTTCTCGGGAGGGAAGATGTGGTCGCAGGGGGAATCCTCAACGATCGGGATATGAGGCGTCAGGCTGCGGATGTTCTTGGCCAGCTTCAGATCGATATCGATCCCGACATGCTTGTCGGTGACCTTGCCGTTTCCAAACAGCAAATGGTGGAGATTGCAAAGGCTCTCTCCAGTAATGCGCGTATTATCATCATGGATGAGCCGACCAGTGCCCTGACAAGTAAAGAGATCGACGATCTTTTTATCCTTATCAGGCAGCTGAGAGCAAAAGGACACGGTATCGTCTATATAAGTCACCGCCTTGAAGAGCTGAAACATATTGTTGACCGGGTGACCATCATGCGGGATGGAAAGTTCATCCTTCAAAATGATTTTGCCGATCTGACCATGGATCAAATTATCGGAAACATGGTTGGCCGAGAGATCAATGAGCAGTTTCCGCGTATCGAACGTCACAGGGGGAAGACCATTTTTGAAGTGCGTTCCCTTAATGCCGGACGGATGGTTCGCGATATCTCCTTCACGGTTAACGAAGGTGAGATCCTAGGCATTGCCGGTTTGATGGGTGCAGGCAGAACCGAGACGACTCGGGCGATTTTCGGTATCGACGCGAGGGATTCAGGGGATTTCATCCTTGACGGTATGCCCATTTCTATTGATTCCCCCACAAGTGCCATTCGTCAGGGCGTGGTGCTTGTTCCCGAAGATCGGAAGAAAGATGGACTGTGTGTAAAACTCTCCATCCGCGAAAATATCGCCTTACCGAACCTCGACATCATCTGTAACCGCCTGGGCGTGGTAAACCGCCACCGTGAGTCAGAGATGGTGAGGCAGACGAAAAAGAGTTTTTCCGTGCGCATGCCGAATGCCGATGTTCCTGCCGCCAGCCTTTCTGGAGGGAACCAACAGAAGATCGTAGTGGGCAAGTGGCTTGCAAGAAAAAGCCGGGTGGTTATGTTTGACGAACCGACCCGAGGTATCGATGTTGCGGCGAAGGTTGAGATCTACAACCTCATGAACGAGTTAAAGCGCGAAGGGATCGGGGTTCTGTTCGTCTCGTCTGAAATGACGGAAATCATGGGCATTGCCGACAGAATCCTCGTGATGTGCGACGGAAGGGTAACAGGAGAACTTGATGCTTCGGAGGTTACCCAGGAAAAGATCCTCGAACTTGCGACCAGATTTGAGGACAAACTTGGTGAGGAACGGGAACCGGCATAA
- a CDS encoding sensor histidine kinase, giving the protein MVRKMGLMVQLLFLYALLFFAMLIAVVVLWSLAAEEIVSIWLPLLFSFFLVVLFGITWQKIVVPFSETEKLLALFAAGYTLEGVYDIRYPYSAGMHDTLARLNELLQTRDLLQASKRQEQYLALQNQINPHFLYNTLEGIRSEALSAGVHSIAEMTEALSTFFRYTISTMDHLVTVEDELGNIETYFLIQQYRFGKRLQLRIEIDEAERSEIYAYRLPKLILQPIVENSILHGLERKVGAGLLRVQLETTETRLLITVSDDGVGMESQELEKLNRNLAIRSLSHVSEGRNRGGIAIVNVNNRIKLLFGEQYGVTITSTPSVGTDVEVVLPRIVGEKTGVQ; this is encoded by the coding sequence GTGGTTCGAAAAATGGGTTTGATGGTACAGCTTTTATTTCTCTATGCACTTCTTTTCTTTGCTATGCTCATCGCCGTGGTGGTGTTATGGTCCCTTGCCGCCGAAGAGATCGTCTCAATCTGGCTTCCCTTGCTTTTCTCCTTTTTCCTGGTCGTTCTTTTTGGTATCACCTGGCAGAAAATCGTGGTTCCCTTTAGCGAAACTGAGAAATTGCTTGCTCTTTTTGCAGCGGGTTATACCCTGGAGGGGGTCTACGACATCCGGTATCCCTACAGCGCGGGGATGCATGATACTCTTGCAAGACTCAATGAACTCTTGCAGACCCGTGATCTGCTTCAGGCTAGCAAGCGTCAGGAGCAGTATCTTGCCCTGCAAAACCAGATAAATCCCCATTTCCTCTATAACACCCTGGAGGGTATTCGCAGCGAGGCCTTAAGTGCGGGGGTACATTCCATAGCCGAAATGACCGAGGCCCTTTCCACTTTTTTCCGCTATACCATCAGTACCATGGATCATCTTGTTACGGTAGAGGATGAGCTCGGCAATATCGAAACCTATTTTTTGATTCAGCAATATCGCTTCGGCAAGCGGCTGCAGCTGCGTATTGAGATAGACGAGGCTGAGCGCTCGGAAATTTATGCCTACCGCTTGCCCAAGCTGATTCTTCAGCCCATTGTTGAGAACTCTATTCTGCATGGCCTGGAACGTAAAGTTGGAGCAGGGCTCTTGCGGGTTCAGCTGGAAACGACCGAGACCCGCTTGCTTATTACCGTGAGTGACGACGGAGTCGGCATGGAGAGCCAAGAGCTTGAGAAACTAAATCGAAATCTTGCCATACGCTCTCTCAGTCATGTGAGTGAAGGACGAAATCGGGGCGGCATTGCGATTGTGAATGTCAATAATCGCATCAAACTTCTTTTTGGTGAACAATATGGGGTGACTATTACCAGCACACCATCCGTGGGTACCGACGTGGAGGTTGTGTTGCCGCGGATCGTTGGTGAAAAAACGGGGGTACAATGA